A single region of the Amphiura filiformis chromosome 7, Afil_fr2py, whole genome shotgun sequence genome encodes:
- the LOC140156634 gene encoding mitochondrial pyruvate carrier 2-like isoform X1: protein MATSRQVSLVFRRFLWGQRNYSTGEIKTATTKVSRFAEIDARIEKALPPKIKALWNHPAGLKTIHFWAPSWKWCLVFAGMADYTRPAEKLSWRQSAALAATGVIWSRYSMVVVPKNWNLFSVNLFLALTGIMQLSRIYLYNKSLENKSKDDESPEPIMGPRIGDDKDDGVNFGPPVVTDPGEGFGPPGTGPPSTK from the exons ATGGCAACCAGCAGACAAGTGTCATTGGTGTTCCGTCGGTTTCTATGGGGTCAACGAAACTATTCAACAggtgaaataaaaactgctacaACTAAAGTTTCCCGATTTGCTGAAATAGATGCAAGGATAGAAAAGGCTCTGCCGCCAAAAATAAAAGCCTTATGGAACCACCCTGCAG GATTAAAAACTATTCATTTCTGGGCTCCATCATGGAAATGG TGTTTAGTATTTGCTGGAATGGCAGATTACACAAGACCAGCTGAGAAACTGAGTTGGCGTCAATCCGCTGCATTAGCAGCTACAG GTGTTATATGGTCTCGCTACTCGATGGTTGTTGTACCCAAGAATTGGAATTTGTTTAGTGTTAACTTGTTTTTAGCATTGACTGGGATTATGCAATTATCAAGAATCTATTT ATATAACaaaagtttggagaataaatcaAAAGATGATGAAAGCCCAGAACCTATTATGGGCCCCAGGATAGGAGATGATAAAGATGATGGTGTCAACTTTGGACCACCAGTAGTCACAGACCCTGGAGAAGGATTTGGACCTCCTGGAACTGGTCCGCCAAGTACAAAATAA